Proteins from a genomic interval of Dermacentor variabilis isolate Ectoservices chromosome 8, ASM5094787v1, whole genome shotgun sequence:
- the LOC142589634 gene encoding uncharacterized protein LOC142589634, protein MVPARTQTVFGFGSGLDWRPTLFLEPFAEISVCSVCRMVAPLSVLLPCRHTMCCSCCGHDNQGGADARCPLDKKVFGEEELAWSCTMSEGDLLGRRVRCWNAKNGCDVEDMASAVLEHFAKSCRFHSVNCRRCGVKLLHRDVADHLETCTLPFLPSDVLGDNFVNSFSEVREALDVILAKNAARRAKIESSEEHLCAEQHSTTPVPPAIVNGGVTDAPGGASDSFRALLDRHRRKVVSEIKGALAESERAIIGAFAPQCDRIVQTVNGMASEASDVEREKGEDVATIQAWISSVSAAMRNRRESTENEAAPRIYAAPGSRQPDAKRAPKASGSYEWIVGEWASFVAEDASKPLTLFVDAFKCVYGHRIVVELTFSPKTGMVHGDVYALQGGGSHDEPLFDSCASLQFVHPRDPKNDFETALTVIYRHSNAAAAGHAKKYYDDEAVRVMWRSVPNVFASELERRGLVKNNALRLRFNLCREFYSGAGHFSVNCNGLPLPARVSSRSSPMPSPVL, encoded by the coding sequence ATGGTCCCCGCACGCACGCAAACTGTGTTCGGTTTCGGCAGCGGACTCGACTGGCGGCCTACATTATTTCTGGAACCGTTCGCCGAGATTTCGGTGTGCAGCGTCTGTCGAATGGTGGCGCCGCTGTCGGTCCTGTTGCCCTGTCGTCACACGATGTGCTGCTCTTGCTGCGGTCACGACAACCAGGGCGGGGCGGACGCCCGCTGTCCCCTGGACAAGAAAGTCTTCGGAGAAGAGGAGCTGGCGTGGTCGTGCACCATGAGCGAGGGCGACCTGCTGGGCCGCCGGGTGCGCTGCTGGAACGCGAAGAACGGCTGCGACGTCGAGGACATGGCTTCCGCCGTGCTAGAGCACTTCGCCAAGTCTTGCAGGTTCCACTCCGTGAATTGCCGAAGATGCGGCGTGAAGCTGCTTCACCGGGACGTCGCGGACCACTTGGAGACGTGTACTCTGCCCTTCCTTCCCAGCGACGTGCTGGGCGACAACTTCGTCAACTCCTTCTCGGAAGTAAGGGAAGCGCTCGATGTGATATTGGCGAAGAACGCTGCCCGCCGCGCAAAGATCGAATCGTCCGAAGAGCACCTCTGCGCCGAGCAACACAGTACGACACCCGTGCCACCCGCGATCGTCAACGGCGGTGTGACGGACGCCCCGGGAGGCGCCAGCGACAGCTTTCGTGCCTTACTCGACCGACACCGACGGAAAGTAGTGTCTGAGATCAAGGGTGCCCTAGCCGAAAGCGAACGCGCCATCATCGGTGCTTTCGCTCCCCAGTGCGACCGAATCGTGCAGACTGTGAATGGCATGGCCTCGGAAGCCTCGGACGTAGAGCGGGAAAAGGGCGAAGACGTCGCCACCATCCAGGCGTGGATCTCCAGTGTTTCCGCGGCTATGCGCAACCGTCGAGAATCGACTGAAAACGAAGCAGCGCCTCGAATCTACGCAGCGCCAGGCTCCCGACAACCAGACGCAAAGAGAGCGCCGAAAGCCTCGGGGTCTTACGAGTGGATCGTGGGAGAATGGGCCTCGTTCGTCGCGGAGGACGCGTCGAAGCCGCTTACGCTTTTTGTCGACGCTTTCAAGTGCGTCTACGGACACCGCATCGTTGTGGAGCTGACTTTTTCGCCGAAAACTGGCATGGTTCACGGTGACGTTTACGCCCTCCAAGGAGGAGGGTCGCACGACGAGCCCCTCTTCGATTCGTGCGCGTCGCTGCAATTCGTGCATCCGAGAGATCCCAAGAACGACTTTGAAACGGCGCTGACAGTTATATACAGGCATTCGAATGCAGCTGCGGCGGGTCACGCGAAGAAATACTACGACGACGAGGCAGTGAGGGTTATGTGGAGGAGCGTACCGAACGTGTTTGCTTCGGAGCTGGAACGGCGTGGCTTAGTCAAGAACAACGCGCTTCGCCTGCGATTCAACTTGTGCCGCGAGTTCTATTCCGGTGCCGGTCATTTCTCGGTGAACTGTAACGGGCTTCCCTTACCGGCTCGCGTATCTTCAAGATCGTCCCCGATGCCGTCGCCGGTTTTGTGA